In Anaerolineales bacterium, the following proteins share a genomic window:
- a CDS encoding mechanosensitive ion channel — MENYLETFMKNVVSNIPNLIAALLIFLISVYVGRLLGNIIWRVLAARKAPEGVTHLLTQFTRWTFIVFGAIAALQRFFDVTAFLAGLGLVGFTVGFALQDVMKNFAAGIILLLQQPFQVGEAIGVKDFDGTVLGIHLRTTEMKTFDGRIVTLPNADLLANPIVNYTRADRRRVEIPVRISYQADPEIARQAALEAIQMVPGMVNDPEPVVGFSTFDDSALKLNAYFWIDTSKTSPLIAKDDALKRMKSALEQKGIEIPFPTRTVYMRSPS; from the coding sequence ATGGAAAATTATCTTGAAACATTTATGAAGAATGTTGTCAGCAATATTCCAAACCTGATCGCCGCCCTGCTGATCTTCCTTATCAGCGTTTATGTGGGCAGACTGCTCGGCAATATCATTTGGCGCGTCCTCGCCGCGCGCAAAGCGCCCGAAGGCGTTACGCATCTGCTGACTCAATTCACGCGCTGGACCTTCATCGTCTTCGGCGCGATCGCCGCGCTCCAGCGCTTCTTCGATGTGACCGCCTTTCTAGCAGGTCTTGGACTTGTGGGTTTCACCGTCGGGTTTGCGCTGCAAGATGTGATGAAAAATTTTGCGGCGGGCATCATTCTGTTACTGCAACAACCGTTTCAGGTCGGCGAAGCCATCGGCGTAAAAGATTTCGACGGAACGGTGTTGGGTATTCACCTTCGCACCACAGAAATGAAAACGTTCGATGGGCGGATCGTGACCCTGCCCAACGCGGATTTGCTTGCCAACCCCATCGTCAACTACACGCGTGCAGACCGGCGGCGCGTCGAAATACCGGTGAGGATATCGTATCAAGCCGATCCGGAGATCGCGCGGCAGGCGGCGCTGGAAGCCATCCAAATGGTTCCGGGGATGGTGAACGACCCGGAGCCGGTCGTCGGATTTTCCACTTTCGATGATTCGGCTTTGAAGTTGAACGCCTACTTTTGGATTGACACCTCGAAGACCAGCCCGTTGATCGCGAAGGACGACGCGCTCAAACGCATGAAATCGGCGCTCGAACAAAAAGGGATTGAAATCCCGTTTCCAACCCGGACCGTGTACATGCGCTCGCCCAGTTAG
- the rimI gene encoding ribosomal protein S18-alanine N-acetyltransferase has protein sequence MNIRRMTVDDIPQVIAIDKVSFSLPWPERSFRFEVTDNEASRAWVAEVDGAIVGMIVAWLLVDEAHIATIATHPDFRRQGIASKLLLYALQMMQGEGAITSVLEVRESNLAAQAMYRKFGFEESGRRPRYYKDNSEDAILMTLDKLEGLKVEG, from the coding sequence ATGAACATCCGCCGCATGACCGTTGACGATATTCCGCAGGTGATCGCGATTGATAAAGTTTCGTTTAGCCTGCCATGGCCCGAACGTTCGTTTCGATTTGAAGTGACGGATAACGAGGCGTCGCGCGCGTGGGTGGCGGAAGTTGATGGCGCGATCGTCGGCATGATCGTGGCGTGGCTGTTGGTGGATGAGGCGCACATCGCGACCATCGCGACGCATCCCGATTTTCGGCGGCAGGGAATTGCGAGTAAGTTGTTGCTGTACGCGTTGCAAATGATGCAGGGCGAGGGCGCGATCACTTCGGTGTTGGAAGTGCGCGAGAGCAATCTTGCCGCGCAAGCGATGTATCGCAAGTTCGGTTTTGAGGAATCGGGACGCAGACCGCGTTATTACAAAGATAACAGCGAGGATGCGATTTTGATGACGTTGGATAAGTTGGAAGGTTTGAAAGTTGAAGGTTAA
- a CDS encoding prephenate dehydrogenase, which produces MSVQITIIGLGQVGSSIGLALAGQKDVKRVGHDKDYDIARQAQKLGAVDEVRINLPSSVSDAQVIILSLPLSEIHDTIGYIAQDVREGTVILDTAPAKGKVAAWIGELIQPGRYYVGLAPAAGAEYLHGIELGVNSARADLFKNGLFLVNAPQGTPSGALELANNLVSRLGANVMFTDDVEADGLLASTHLLPQLAGAALVDATVNQPGWREARRLAARPYAAVTAAMTYHDEPKSLGDAALANGANAVRVLDEYIASLKDLRERIAGSDSAGVTEFLEDAAKARDRWLNERFRADWQAAEQPAQSSETLGDRLSRFFTGNLFSRDNKKK; this is translated from the coding sequence ATGAGCGTTCAAATCACCATCATCGGTCTGGGTCAGGTGGGAAGTTCGATCGGGCTGGCGCTAGCCGGACAGAAAGACGTCAAACGAGTCGGACACGACAAGGACTATGATATCGCGCGTCAAGCCCAAAAACTGGGCGCGGTAGACGAGGTCAGGATCAACCTGCCCTCATCCGTAAGCGACGCGCAGGTCATCATCCTCAGCCTGCCGCTGAGCGAAATTCACGACACGATCGGATATATCGCTCAGGATGTCCGCGAGGGGACGGTGATCCTCGATACGGCTCCCGCCAAAGGGAAAGTTGCCGCGTGGATAGGCGAATTGATCCAGCCGGGACGGTACTACGTGGGGCTTGCGCCTGCCGCGGGCGCGGAGTATTTGCACGGCATCGAACTTGGCGTCAACTCCGCGCGCGCCGATCTCTTCAAAAACGGACTCTTCCTCGTCAACGCGCCGCAGGGAACGCCCAGCGGCGCGCTCGAACTCGCCAACAATCTCGTCAGTCGGCTCGGCGCGAACGTGATGTTCACCGACGATGTCGAAGCCGACGGTTTGCTTGCCTCCACCCATCTGCTGCCGCAACTTGCCGGAGCGGCGTTGGTGGATGCCACCGTGAACCAGCCCGGCTGGAGGGAAGCGCGCCGGCTCGCCGCCCGCCCATACGCGGCGGTCACTGCGGCGATGACCTATCACGATGAACCGAAATCACTGGGAGACGCGGCGCTGGCGAATGGCGCGAACGCCGTCCGCGTGCTGGATGAGTACATCGCCTCCCTGAAAGACCTGCGCGAACGGATCGCGGGGTCTGACAGCGCCGGCGTGACTGAATTTCTTGAAGATGCCGCAAAAGCCCGCGACCGCTGGTTGAACGAGCGCTTCAGAGCAGATTGGCAAGCCGCAGAGCAACCTGCGCAAAGTTCCGAAACGCTTGGCGACCGGTTGAGCCGCTTCTTCACGGGAAATCTATTCAGCCGCGACAACAAGAAAAAGTGA
- a CDS encoding ABC transporter ATP-binding protein, whose protein sequence is MSNYAIETQDLGRVYKIRGNKKERAIRKELVALEGVNLTVGRGELFGLLGPNGAGKTTLIKILTTLLAPTSGWARVAAHDVSQSPHLVRPRINMVSGGESSGYGLLTVRENLWMFSQFYGMNSKVANERIKELLKMVGLEDRIHTKSSDLSTGLRQKMNIVRGFLTDPEVLFLDEPTLGLDVGASRDVRKLIRGWLDANKSRTLLLTTHYMVEAEELCDRVAIINKGQVLACDTPANLKHKLQRDAIFEVETSPLNGWSPSTLEEQPEVRKAASRQIEGGSKLELILAEESALANVINVLTQKNIKVMRLTKREPTLEDVFMDLVGARMEDMEQGGEE, encoded by the coding sequence ATGTCGAATTACGCGATTGAGACACAAGATTTAGGTCGCGTCTACAAGATACGCGGCAACAAAAAGGAGCGCGCGATCCGCAAGGAATTGGTCGCGCTCGAAGGCGTGAATTTGACTGTCGGACGCGGCGAACTATTCGGCCTCCTCGGGCCGAACGGCGCGGGCAAGACCACTCTCATCAAGATTCTCACCACGCTTCTCGCCCCGACTTCGGGCTGGGCGCGCGTTGCGGCACACGACGTGAGCCAGTCGCCCCATCTCGTCCGCCCACGCATCAACATGGTTTCGGGAGGCGAGTCTTCAGGCTATGGTCTGCTGACCGTGCGCGAAAACCTGTGGATGTTCTCGCAGTTCTACGGCATGAACTCGAAAGTCGCGAATGAGCGAATCAAAGAATTGCTAAAGATGGTCGGGCTTGAAGACCGCATCCACACCAAATCGTCCGACCTTTCGACGGGCTTGCGACAGAAGATGAACATCGTGCGCGGCTTCCTCACCGACCCCGAAGTGTTGTTCCTCGATGAGCCAACCCTGGGACTCGACGTCGGCGCGTCACGCGACGTGCGGAAGTTAATCCGTGGCTGGTTGGACGCAAACAAGTCGCGTACACTTTTACTCACCACGCATTACATGGTCGAAGCGGAGGAGTTGTGCGACCGCGTAGCGATCATCAACAAGGGACAAGTGCTGGCTTGCGACACGCCCGCCAATTTGAAACACAAACTGCAACGCGACGCGATCTTCGAGGTGGAGACGAGTCCGCTGAACGGGTGGAGTCCGTCGACGCTGGAGGAACAGCCCGAAGTGCGGAAAGCCGCGTCGCGTCAAATCGAGGGCGGCTCGAAGTTGGAGTTAATCCTCGCCGAAGAGTCCGCGCTGGCGAACGTCATCAATGTGTTGACGCAAAAAAATATCAAGGTGATGCGTCTGACGAAACGTGAGCCGACGCTCGAAGATGTGTTCATGGATTTGGTCGGCGCGCGCATGGAAGATATGGAGCAAGGAGGCGAAGAATGA
- a CDS encoding ABC transporter permease: MKANEALVYSATEKATGWKLFIKTIIARSYPRIIGQQREKSWIFFEVFMPMLAVSAYVFVYRAIGAPEEYVGFVVIGGAMTAFWMNVLWSMSSQLYWEKEQGNLALYIMAPNSLMAVLLGMALGGMVATALRAAAIVVLGTFLFNVQFTVTSFSQLFAVFLLAMTALYGMGMMSASLFLLLSREAWHISNLAQEPIYLASGFYFPIKSFNFYIAAAASFIPLTLGLDAMRQLIFPSGASLGFLDVSVEIAVLIVLCVVFLVGAKFLLAYMERLAIREGRITESRR; encoded by the coding sequence ATGAAAGCGAACGAAGCGTTGGTCTATTCCGCCACCGAAAAAGCGACGGGGTGGAAGTTGTTCATCAAAACGATCATCGCGCGTTCTTATCCGCGTATCATCGGTCAACAGCGCGAGAAATCGTGGATCTTTTTCGAAGTGTTCATGCCGATGCTGGCAGTCTCCGCGTATGTGTTTGTTTACCGCGCCATCGGCGCGCCCGAGGAATATGTGGGCTTCGTAGTGATCGGCGGCGCGATGACCGCGTTCTGGATGAACGTGTTATGGAGCATGTCTTCGCAACTGTATTGGGAAAAAGAACAAGGCAATCTCGCGCTGTACATCATGGCGCCCAATTCGTTGATGGCGGTTTTGCTCGGCATGGCGTTGGGCGGCATGGTCGCGACCGCGCTGCGCGCGGCGGCGATCGTCGTGTTGGGCACGTTTCTTTTCAACGTGCAATTCACAGTGACAAGTTTCTCGCAGTTGTTCGCGGTCTTCCTCTTGGCAATGACCGCGCTCTACGGCATGGGCATGATGAGCGCGTCGTTGTTTTTGCTCCTCAGCCGCGAGGCGTGGCACATCTCGAATCTCGCGCAAGAGCCGATCTATCTCGCTTCGGGGTTTTACTTCCCGATCAAATCGTTCAATTTTTACATCGCCGCGGCGGCATCCTTCATTCCGCTGACGCTGGGACTTGACGCGATGCGGCAGTTGATCTTCCCTTCGGGCGCGTCGCTGGGATTCTTGGATGTGTCCGTCGAGATCGCTGTATTGATCGTTTTGTGTGTGGTCTTCCTCGTCGGCGCCAAGTTCCTGCTCGCTTACATGGAGCGGCTGGCGATACGCGAAGGCAGAATTACAGAGAGCAGGCGTTAA
- the tsaE gene encoding tRNA (adenosine(37)-N6)-threonylcarbamoyltransferase complex ATPase subunit type 1 TsaE, producing MRMLNVPAVKVVSHDPEQTRQLGAQLGGALQTGDILCLQGDLGAGKTTLVQGIAQGWGSLDSVSSPTFILVNAYRRADGMQIFHMDAYRLDSASEAEELDLDSMLAEGALIVEWPERMPGLIPAENLWLTIEHTGETEREMKFTASGKRYEELLGLIREGA from the coding sequence ATGCGCATGTTAAACGTTCCAGCCGTGAAAGTCGTCAGTCACGACCCCGAGCAGACGCGCCAACTCGGCGCGCAGTTAGGCGGAGCGTTGCAAACCGGCGACATACTTTGCTTGCAGGGCGATCTCGGCGCGGGCAAAACGACTCTCGTGCAAGGTATCGCGCAGGGATGGGGTTCGCTCGATTCGGTTTCCAGCCCGACGTTCATTTTGGTCAACGCGTATCGCCGCGCGGATGGAATGCAAATTTTCCACATGGACGCCTACCGCCTCGACTCCGCGAGTGAGGCTGAGGAGCTCGACCTCGACTCGATGCTCGCTGAGGGCGCGCTGATCGTCGAGTGGCCCGAACGGATGCCGGGACTCATCCCTGCCGAGAATTTGTGGCTGACGATTGAACATACGGGCGAAACGGAACGCGAAATGAAATTCACCGCGAGCGGCAAACGCTACGAAGAATTGCTGGGCTTGATTCGCGAGGGCGCGTGA
- a CDS encoding GIY-YIG nuclease family protein codes for MTACYCYIVQCSDGTYYTGWTLDPHKRIEIHNKGRGAKYTRTRLPVKLVYVEEQPDRASAMKRERAIKKMTREEKQKLIS; via the coding sequence GTGACCGCGTGTTACTGCTACATCGTGCAATGCTCCGACGGGACGTATTACACCGGCTGGACGCTTGACCCTCACAAGCGAATCGAAATCCACAACAAGGGACGCGGCGCGAAATATACGCGGACGCGCCTGCCGGTGAAATTGGTGTATGTGGAGGAACAGCCCGACCGCGCTTCTGCCATGAAAAGGGAACGCGCCATTAAGAAGATGACGCGTGAGGAAAAACAGAAATTGATTTCGTAG
- a CDS encoding DUF951 domain-containing protein, producing MLPDLQLNDHLRLRKQHPCGSYEWIVTRLGADIGLECTGCGRRVMLTRRELAKRLKTNLTHHEEKQNEKSS from the coding sequence ATGCTCCCCGACCTGCAACTCAACGATCACCTCCGCCTGCGAAAGCAACATCCCTGCGGCTCCTACGAATGGATCGTGACGCGTCTCGGCGCGGACATTGGGCTGGAATGCACCGGTTGCGGCCGCCGCGTCATGCTCACGCGGCGCGAACTGGCAAAGCGACTCAAAACCAACCTCACTCACCATGAAGAAAAACAAAACGAAAAATCCTCGTAA
- a CDS encoding phosphoribosyltransferase family protein, producing MSKHETHSVEIAGLKRELPLFEIKPGLKIAILNILGDTELVQACAKELAQKLKDVEYDALVTAEAKSIPLAYALSVETKKPYVVLRKSYKLYMGDALKAETLSITTGQPQTLILDEKDRELVKGKKTVIVDDVISTGSTLQGIHMILDKAGSTVAAEAAIFTEGDRSEWMNIISLGHLPLFTE from the coding sequence ATGTCCAAACACGAAACTCACTCCGTGGAAATTGCGGGATTGAAACGCGAACTACCTCTGTTCGAGATCAAGCCGGGCTTGAAGATCGCCATCCTGAATATTTTGGGAGATACGGAGTTGGTGCAGGCGTGCGCCAAAGAACTGGCTCAGAAATTGAAGGACGTGGAATACGACGCGCTGGTCACGGCGGAGGCGAAGTCCATTCCGCTGGCGTACGCCCTATCGGTCGAGACTAAAAAGCCCTATGTAGTCCTGCGCAAATCCTACAAACTCTACATGGGCGACGCGCTCAAAGCGGAGACGCTGTCCATCACCACCGGTCAACCGCAGACGTTGATCCTCGATGAAAAAGACCGCGAACTGGTGAAGGGAAAGAAAACCGTGATCGTGGACGATGTGATCAGCACCGGCTCTACTTTGCAGGGAATCCACATGATCCTCGACAAAGCCGGTTCAACGGTCGCGGCGGAGGCGGCGATCTTCACCGAAGGCGACCGTTCCGAATGGATGAACATCATTTCACTGGGCCATTTACCGTTGTTTACGGAATAA
- a CDS encoding glycosyltransferase: MKKNKTKNPRKPHVVFYFSDTGGGHRSAAEAIIEAIQLEYKNKVTTEMVDFFKDYAPIPFNEIGKMYPYMVKAPRLWRAGFYATDGRARARMITTTTWPLARRGAKALVRSHPADLIVTVHPFANTFVLRALGKDRPPFINVVTDLVTTHALWYDKRADLILVPTQQARDNALRFNMPPDKVRVVGLPVADKYCKPPGRKSALRKKLGWVLDKPIVLLVGGGEGMGPLAKTARAIDASGLDVGLVVVCGRNQRLKATLEAETWENPVYIYGFTHDMPDFMRASDFIVTKAGPGTIAEALNAELPVILYSKLPGQEDGNVTFVEEEGAGVWAPTPGQVVRALTRWIMRPAERQQVIENCRRAGKPEAARIIARIIGKNLRLTSTREKELKRPKKP; this comes from the coding sequence ATGAAGAAAAACAAAACGAAAAATCCTCGTAAGCCTCACGTTGTTTTCTACTTCTCCGATACCGGCGGCGGACATCGCTCCGCGGCGGAAGCCATCATCGAAGCGATTCAGCTCGAATACAAAAACAAAGTCACGACTGAAATGGTGGACTTCTTCAAAGATTATGCCCCGATCCCCTTCAACGAGATCGGCAAAATGTATCCCTACATGGTCAAAGCGCCGCGCTTGTGGCGCGCGGGTTTTTACGCTACCGATGGACGCGCCCGCGCCCGCATGATCACCACCACTACCTGGCCCCTTGCGCGACGCGGAGCAAAAGCGTTGGTTCGCAGTCACCCCGCCGACCTGATCGTCACCGTCCACCCGTTTGCCAATACCTTCGTCCTGCGCGCCCTCGGCAAAGATCGTCCGCCCTTCATCAACGTGGTCACCGACCTGGTCACCACGCACGCGCTCTGGTACGATAAACGCGCCGACCTGATCCTCGTGCCTACGCAACAAGCGCGCGATAACGCGCTCCGCTTCAATATGCCGCCGGATAAAGTCCGCGTGGTAGGTCTGCCCGTCGCGGATAAATATTGCAAACCGCCCGGCAGAAAAAGCGCCTTGCGAAAAAAACTCGGCTGGGTACTGGATAAACCCATCGTCTTACTTGTCGGCGGCGGCGAGGGGATGGGACCGCTGGCAAAGACCGCGCGTGCGATAGACGCTTCCGGTCTGGACGTGGGGCTGGTCGTCGTGTGCGGGCGGAATCAACGCCTGAAAGCGACTCTCGAAGCGGAGACCTGGGAGAACCCGGTCTACATCTATGGCTTCACCCACGATATGCCCGACTTCATGCGGGCATCTGATTTCATCGTCACCAAAGCCGGTCCTGGCACGATCGCCGAGGCGCTCAACGCGGAACTGCCGGTCATTTTGTATTCCAAACTGCCGGGGCAGGAGGATGGAAATGTCACTTTCGTGGAAGAAGAAGGCGCGGGCGTGTGGGCGCCCACGCCGGGACAGGTCGTCCGCGCGCTGACGCGTTGGATCATGCGCCCAGCCGAACGTCAACAAGTGATCGAAAATTGCCGCCGCGCCGGCAAACCCGAAGCCGCGCGCATCATCGCTCGGATCATTGGGAAGAATCTGAGGTTAACTTCCACCAGGGAGAAAGAACTCAAACGGCCGAAAAAGCCCTAA
- the tsaB gene encoding tRNA (adenosine(37)-N6)-threonylcarbamoyltransferase complex dimerization subunit type 1 TsaB, protein MLLAVDTSNEWMGLAVYDGSRVVGERAWRSSQHHTVELAPAVQDLLTRCNLTAKDLTALGVAIGPGSFTSLRVGLAFVKGLAVARKIPIVGIPTLDILAHAQPESNLPLAVAIQAGRGRYAWGWYKNSLGRWQAEGPARVVSVEAINDEVASPSLVCGEFTGEVRQKIELNKNAQLVSAEDSTRKPAVLAQLAWARFQNGDVDETASLAPIYLHTAAPIET, encoded by the coding sequence ATGTTGCTGGCAGTGGACACCTCCAACGAGTGGATGGGGCTGGCGGTTTACGACGGTTCGCGCGTCGTCGGTGAGCGCGCGTGGAGGAGCAGTCAGCATCACACGGTAGAACTTGCTCCCGCCGTTCAAGACTTATTGACGCGTTGCAACTTGACCGCGAAAGATTTGACCGCCCTCGGCGTCGCCATCGGACCCGGTTCGTTCACTAGTTTGCGGGTTGGGTTGGCGTTCGTCAAAGGGCTGGCGGTCGCGCGGAAGATTCCCATCGTTGGGATTCCCACGCTCGATATCCTCGCTCACGCGCAACCTGAGTCGAATCTTCCGCTGGCAGTGGCGATCCAGGCGGGGCGCGGGCGGTACGCGTGGGGGTGGTATAAAAATTCCCTAGGGCGTTGGCAGGCTGAAGGTCCGGCAAGAGTCGTGTCGGTCGAAGCGATAAACGATGAAGTGGCGAGTCCGTCGCTAGTGTGCGGAGAGTTCACGGGCGAAGTTCGTCAAAAAATTGAATTAAATAAAAACGCGCAATTGGTCTCAGCAGAGGATTCGACGCGCAAGCCCGCCGTGTTGGCGCAGTTGGCGTGGGCGCGTTTTCAAAACGGCGACGTGGACGAGACCGCTTCGCTCGCGCCGATCTATTTGCACACCGCCGCGCCGATCGAGACATGA